The Sesamum indicum cultivar Zhongzhi No. 13 linkage group LG6, S_indicum_v1.0, whole genome shotgun sequence genomic interval CTTAATTTGCTCTATCTTAGAACCTTGGAGAAATACTTGTTAGCACTATTCCCCAACAGGATGGCTTggcaaattttcatttgtggTATGGGTCAAAAATTTCCCAACATGCGCGTGTCAACTCTTCTGCTTTCATTCATTGCATGTCCTATCCTTTCATAGCTGGTGTATTCAAAGTTGTCTTTTTGACTGAAAatgttttcaactttttccTATATGACAGGAAGACAGAAGCCACATTCAGAATTTAGAGCTCGAAACATGGCATGATTTGGCTTCcatctatataaaattgtgCCGGTGGCATGATGCTGAGCTCTGTCTTTCAAAATCTGAAGCCATTAGTGCCTTTTCTGCTTCTAGATGGCATGCGGCTGGTATCTaatgctttcttttttattcatttcctAATGCCCTCTCATCCTTTCTCATTGGAAGAAAAAGTCTTCAAACTAGAAAGAAGTTACTCGATACAGATGGAAATGAAAAGATCCAAGCTAAGTTTATTAACTGGTTTATATGGATGCCCTTCCAATTAGCAATTAATGAGTGGTGCCATTGTTGAACAACTTAATAGTTTCAGTATCTAGTTCATGAATTAAAGGCaatcaaattagaaaaatgcAGGTTAGTACCTTATTCGAGGTGTTATCAATGCAGGTTTGCTTCATGAAGCTAGGGACCAACGGAAAGAAGCACTAAAGGCATATGGGCTGGCTCTGGAAATTGATCCGACACATGTCCCAAGTCTTGTCTCCAAGGCCAGAGTTCTCAGACAGATGGGTTGCCAGTCTCTGGCTATCATACGAAGCTTTCTGACAGAAGCTTTACGTCTTGACAGAATGAATGCTTCTGCATGGTACAACCTCAGCCTGCTTTACAAGGATGGAGGTGGTTCTTCAGCTGTTGAAGCTGCTGAATGTTTCCAAGCTGCTACTCTTCTTGAAGATACTGAACCCATTGAGCCCTTTAGATGACTGCTTCCTATTTGTCAATGCTTGTACTATTCACAAAAGTATTTTGATCTTGTATTTGTTtgaggaaaagaaataaagtagaaaattttgttctcttttcatttttcattgttgcaattgtttgatttggctaggaaaatttgaatgaagTATGACCTCTTTCCTAACTTAGATTTTGAATTTCCCTCCAACTTTTTTATAGATTTATCAACCAACATAGCCggtgatttttttatgttgttgcTATTTTAATTCCAATTTTGGTTATAACAAATTCATCATCCTATATTTGTTGGGAATTATTGAGAAAAGTTGAATAATAAGTAAATgtgtaaaagataaaaatgaaaatttacctgcaaaaaaagattaatgaaCCTAAAGATAAAAGGATGACAACGTATAGAACACAGAAGAGTGCACACAGGTTTGGGCTTTAGCAACATTTTGGCAGGCCAACTACAGACATACAAGGTACTCAGACGGCTAACCAGCTGCGTTGGGCTTAACCCGGCCAGTTCCATTAACTTGGAGCCCACATGTTAGGCTGAACTTGGTTCAGAATGTACAGTCCAAACACGTGGTGACGCTGGGTGCAGTAGGAATGTAAAACTTGGATTTCAGTGTAACCACATGAAAGTATCAAGAACGGCAACATTTTCTGTTCCATGCTATTTAACAGTCAAATAATCGACGTACTAATACGATAACAGCATTCTGAAACATGAATGGTACATTGGACGCTACAAAATTGGTTGCCTGGTCAATTTCAAGGACCCTACCGTGTATTTGATTAAGCGATCTTGATTCAAGTTTTCGTGTTCAACTGTGAACATGTGGCAAAATTCTGTGCGAGTGCTCCTTATGTTTTTCAACAGGGAGGTCCTCGTCATAGCTTGAAGTTTGATGTGTGAAGACACTTCTGCACCGCAGTATGATAGTTGTGCCTTAGTATTTATCAAATAGTACAGCCCTGGTTTATGTTGAATGTTTAAGAGCTATTGAAGAAACAGTAAAAATGATTTGTCTGGGGATGCGCGTGTCCTCTTTCTGAGGTAGTTGCTTTTAACCACGAGACATGTATGCAAAGTGGACGAGCATAATAGACCATGAAAGGCCATTCTTACTGGAGTGCAAGGTGTATAGAGAGCTAACCTCCAGAATCTGGTAAGAGTGTATGTCCAATTACATATTCACGTGGCACACCTGAAATAAAGGCAATAAATGCATAAGGATAATATCAACTGTGGAAGTTGATCAAATGATCAGCTAAAGAATTTGCTAATAAACTTATTCAAACTGCCAGCTTAATGCTTTCAACATTATTGGTGAATAAGTTCGATGAGTCCACTCCTACTCATAATTGGTATCGGTCAATTGTTCCATTGTTCCATTCCGTTACAATCTGCTTCAGTTTTGCAGAAATTTAGATGAAACGCACCTTGGAACACATATCTTGTACTTCACACATAATGCAACAATAGATCAGCTGAAGAATTCTTTAGCCTGCAGCTCTGCCCTAGATGAACGTCTCCGAAAAGGTACCTACACAATCATGTTCATAACGCAATCAGCAGTGAGCACAGGAACATATATTCTGATTGGAATTTTTCATCTTCCCCTTACTCTGTGTCAGGAGAAAATGATTTCTGAGAGGAAAAGAATTAGACCTGTATTCACAATGCTCTGGCCATGCACATCGAGCTTTTCCATAATCCCAATAGCAGTCCTCATCCCTCAGAGGTCCGCGAGTAGctatttatgaaaaacaaCAGGcgaaaaaataaactaagaTGGCAATATTGATGAAGGTGGAAGtaacaaaagaaatgatttCAACCTTTTGTGACAAATTTTGACTTCTTGTCAGGGTGAATATCATGCCACATCTCAAGCCACAGCTCCCGCATTAACACTGAAGATCTAACAATATTCCTATGGTTGGCTGCAAATTAGATAATTTGATCAACTGAAAGAAAGTATAAGAAATTATCGACATAGATGGGTATAGTTTTagttaaattcaaaatgaggAGCATTTCCATCCAAAATCCCACTTGAAAGCAGCATGAAAAATCGGAACCAAGAAACAAATAGTATCATAAGATAAATgtcaaacaaatgaaatatagaTCTTGACGATTTTGTGGTGCTTAAATTTTGTCATGGTTCTAAGATCAAACAAATAAGCAGTGTGACCCTGATGTAATGTTAAAAATATGTGGAGAAAAATCTACATTGCACTTCAGTTGTGCTCTAGTCTTATTAAAAAGTCCATTTAGGTTATCTTGGGAGTTCCCAGGTCCAGATTGCCATTACAGTTCTGTGTAGAAGACTAGATAATCTTATATCCACTAAAGATTATAAAACACAGGTTCCATGTAGAAGATTAGATAATCTTATATCCACTAAAGATTATAAAACACAGGCGGTCATTGGAGAAAGACATAAATCTTCATATTAGACCACAGTTCTCGTTTCCCATTCCAGCAAGGATCTACAAactgttaaataaatttaggaaCTTTTCCTTCTAGTGAGCTCTCATCCTTTAGATGAGGCATCTTGATGGCTTGTCAAAGCATCGCGGCCCCTTGTACCGTAAATTATTTGTCGTGATAAACTGAGAACATATTCAGGGATGATAATTTGTGATAttcacaaaacacaaaaaaagaaaaaagaatcataccaatgaaaaggaaaaggcaaTTTTTCACTGTTAAACTGAAGGGTCATTCTCATTCCACAGTTGACCAGCCACACTATGAAAGatatccaaaaaagaaaaaggattatTATCTGTTCCTTCACTATTTTGAGTTCACCACATTAAACAAATCATTTGCTTCTGAAGATGtatcataaattaatccaagcTTAACCTACAAAGACAATCACCTCTATCCGCATAAACACTCAACGAGAATAGTTTATTTATCAAACGCtaatatttatgcaattaaCTCCACAATGACGAGAAGATACCACAAGAGAAAAATTACACTATTAGCATTCACATTATTTGGTGATGGCATCTCACAGTCAGATAAGAGTTTGTGTATCAACATTCAACAAATTCTTACATGATCTAAGCTATTATAATCCAGAGAAGGGCTATAGTACATATCAGTCTTAAGTCTTAACAGAGTTATGATTAGTCAGATGATTGTATTACCTTTATCAAGCTCCCAAACTGCTGTTCTCTTTCCTGGCAGACTTTCAGAGTCTTCATAATAGGTTATGTACTTCACTCTAGGAGATCTTGTCATGTTGGGAATTACATCCATTTCAGGCTGATGTTCAACATTTAACTGCACTTGGACATCTGAACCATCATGTTCTGACTGCAATTTGTCAATAGATTACTCTTATCATTGAGGAACCAAATACATCACAATTTTCTTGAGGATTTCGACTTTATCAGCTGGCTTAACCAGCAGAGAGAAACCAGAGAAtcagttaaaatttaaaaggaaaagattCTCTTAAtctttaaattgtaaaaaaagaagaaataagagaaaaatccTCCAGAAGATATCTTTGTTCTTCTgtttaaaaaggaaaaatcaaaattttggtgGGAGAACAGTTTGAAGCTAACTGGAGAAAGTTTAGCCGTGAAGCAACTAATGTCctaattggataattttaatcagccaagataaaatataaagaaataaagagaattAGATAGATGTAATCTAGAGTATAGTTTCACTTATTAACACCTGAGGAGCCCTTGTAATgttcacttttgatcccagCCAGTTCTTGCACCAAGAGAGGGAATGATACGGTACCTATAAAGTGAAGCAGCACACAGTGTAATAAATGTTAAAACACTCTTAGGCTGCTATATAGAAGAAAACATCTCTCAACGCCATGCTCATCATACCGTCTCATCCCCACTTGTAGCACCAGGGTTTCCTTCAACCAGATTCCCCGACCTAAATCAACAATACACaatcaaatgaaaaactaAAGTTATCAGTCTCTGTAAAAACTACCAGCCGATGCAAGTCAATATGAGTGAATTAGACAAATAATTCAAGCAGCATAGATGGCAATTTCTCAAACTTTATGTTTCTGTCTGATAATGGTAGAGTTGTGCCTATATTATCTCATCctcatttcaaacttattaaataagggGGCTCCTGCAAAGCAAATTGATGGaatgtataaaattacattcacTTCATGAAGAAATATAGCCAAANNNNNNNNNNNNNNNNNNNNNNNNNNNNNNNNNNNNNNNNNNNNNNNNNNNNNNNNNNNNNNNNNNNNNNNNNNNNNNNNNNNNNNNNNNNNNNNNNNNNNNNNNNNNNNNNNNNNNNNNNNNNNNNNNNNNNNNNNNNNNNNNNNNNNNNNNNNNNNNNNNNNNNNNNNNNNNNNNNNNNNNNNNNNNNNNNNNNNNNNNNNNNNNNNNNNNNNNNNNNNNNNNNNNNNNNNNNNNNNNCTAATCCTTGTCTTTCTCATGCCAATTCAGTCTGTTTTTTGACACAAacgattttttatataatgatgaCATTCCAGACACTTCCTCCAGTACATATTATATGCCGAAATCCTTCATCCTCCTATTTGTCAATATTGTGAAAGGTTGATAATATTACAGCAATACATCGACTGATTCGgtcatttttaacattttaaaacacaaatagGATTTAAATGCCGACTGAAGTGAAAGATATTATCGACAGCATGTTGCTCTGGTATGCATAACAGTCACCTCGAATATAAAGATCCTTCTAGCTCGTATATTACATCAGTTATTATCCAGTTATCAGGATAAGGCTTTCCACTTGGTGCAAAATAGTAACCAACCTGTTTTGTCGCATAATAAAACAAGATATCAccagaatgaaaatttttggcATATAATTTGAAGCCATACAAACTGCAGGAATTTGCACAAAAACGCCAGGAAGAGACAAAATACCTCAGTTTTTAAATCTACTCCATAAATGCAAAAGATATTCTTTAGAGGAGGCCTATCCCATGGTGTTAAAGGATTTAGAACTGGATCTCTGTGATATGACCTGAAATACAATAAGGATTAGCTATAGAATAGTATGCAATAAGCCCCCATTATTGGCCTGTCTATACTTTTTTCATAGTCAATAATGaaatgatgtaatttttttgtgagtGTTTAGTGAAAGAGTCATTTTATTGTCTTTACCAAACATCTCACTCACTTGATGAAGAAATGATTAAATCTATATTTGGgttaataagataaaaaatctaaCCAAATTAcgatttaataagttggaacTCTAAAGTGCTCAAGGGGAAGGAATTCCCAAAATAAGCATTGTACCATGAGAGCATAAACATAGTATGATGATAGATGTATTCAAATGTTCTTGATCTGTATGTCCATGACTTAATGATGCATGTTGTATGTCCACAGACCAGGAGgataaaaatttcttaatgATTAAACAACTATTCTGCATTAATAAGATTGAGATGCACAACATTAGCGGCAAAGAGACAACTTACTCTTCCAATTGATACAAAAGTCTCTGACTGTCAGGATCATAATCAGCTATAGCTCTGACAAAGGTTCCATCAGAAACTTCACGAGCAGAAAAGGATAACTGAGTTGGAAATCCATATTCCATGTCAGACATATTGACCTGTGCTGTTCCTATGATTGAAGGATAAGCCTCATCTCCTGCCAAGGCAGTAAATGAAGCATGTTAGCATACTCCAGCATACATTTCAAAGCAGCATAAACTTAACCATTGAAACTAATAATGCATGCAAGACTGCTTTTATGCCTCGAGTTGAAGGAATTTCAATATTGACTATGTTTGTTGGCCATCCAGAGTAGTTAGCTTGAAACTCATGATCATCGCAAAGTTGAGCAGCATGTCCCTTTTTGCTCCTCACAGAGAAATGCTTTAAGTATCCGTTGTCTGTTCTACAATGTTTTGAGAATGGCATCATCCATACTGAAGAGCCGAATGAGTTGAACATCAACCGAGCTGTCCCCTGATGACTtgccaaatattttaataaaccggAGTTAGTGCAGgtacaaaaaagtaaaacgGGTCAAAGTCATGCTCCTCCACCCCCTACCCCTCCTGGTTTCAAGACTTCCGACCTAGCCTACAGAGAACAATAGTCTACATCGTAAAACTCCTATGGAATCCAGGGgggcaaaaaataaaaaagcactTGTCAGACACACTGCACCAAGAATACATTAAGATCAGGAGATTTATGCAGAAGTTTAACTTTGTTAAGAAACAACTGATCTTTTTTGAGATtgttgaaattcaaaattaaacagatagttaaattcattaaacttGTAATGCCACATTCATTCCCTAAATCCTGTAACAGCTGTTGGGAACATACAACAGCAATAAATAAGGAAGCGAAAAAAATACTAGGTTTGTGGGTTATATTTACAGCTGATAAAAATACATCGAGTATGTCTGCATCAAACAAAGGTATCTGCACATGAAGTAATTTCAATTGAGGAGACAATACAATACCTCGGAAACAGGAAGACCAAATGTAAATCCTGATAATGTTGCTTTAACAGTCTCAGTTGCTCCAAGAAGAGGAGCTCCTGAAGCCAGCCGAAAGAAAACTCCAAGTAAGAGCATGCCATATAGTTCTAAATGCTGATCTATTAGTCACAAAAAGTCATAGGCATACCAACAGCAAAGTAGGCATGAATGTGTTCATCCAGCCATTTCATATACAGTTTTGGGGCAATTTCTAATTTCAACCACTCCAAGAAGTATCTGAATACATTGTTGCCCAATGAGTGAGCAAAAACTATTGACGGGCCACCACGAAGCTTAAGAGCTGTTTCAAAAGTAAGCCTGCAAAATCAAGGAATGTCCTATGTTTACAATTTCATAGTTTATATTGACAAAGATAAGCCGAATCCCTTCTAACCATCAAACACATGGCAAAGTTGGGAAGAAGAATAAGATAAAGGCTGATACACATCttaagagagaaagagggggGAAGGTGCGGGAGGATGAGAGGCAAccataaatacattaaaatttacatgGTCCATGTGTCc includes:
- the LOC105163445 gene encoding phospholipid--sterol O-acyltransferase isoform X1; its protein translation is MRGGHVMILAASFLLLLTPAAHGGGGGGGFTQGQDRLSGIIIPGFASTQLRAWSILDCPYSPLDFNPLDLVWLDTTKLLSAVNCWLKCMLLDPYNQTDHPDCKSRPDSGLSAITELDPGYITGPLSSVWKEWVKWCIEFGIEANAIIAVPYDWRLPPSKLEERDLYFHKLKLTFETALKLRGGPSIVFAHSLGNNVFRYFLEWLKLEIAPKLYMKWLDEHIHAYFAVGAPLLGATETVKATLSGFTFGLPVSEGTARLMFNSFGSSVWMMPFSKHCRTDNGYLKHFSVRSKKGHAAQLCDDHEFQANYSGWPTNIVNIEIPSTRGDEAYPSIIGTAQVNMSDMEYGFPTQLSFSAREVSDGTFVRAIADYDPDSQRLLYQLEESYHRDPVLNPLTPWDRPPLKNIFCIYGVDLKTEVGYYFAPSGKPYPDNWIITDVIYELEGSLYSRSGNLVEGNPGATSGDETVPYHSLSWCKNWLGSKVNITRAPQSEHDGSDVQVQLNVEHQPEMDVIPNMTRSPRVKYITYYEDSESLPGKRTAVWELDKANHRNIVRSSVLMRELWLEMWHDIHPDKKSKFVTKATRGPLRDEDCYWDYGKARCAWPEHCEYRYLFGDVHLGQSCRLKNSSADLLLHYV
- the LOC105163445 gene encoding phospholipid--sterol O-acyltransferase isoform X2; the encoded protein is MRGGHVMILAASFLLLLTPAAHGGGGGGGFTQGQDRLSGIIIPGFASTQLRAWSILDCPYSPLDFNPLDLVWLDTTKLLSAVNCWLKCMLLDPYNQTDHPDCKSRPDSGLSAITELDPGYITGPLSSVWKEWVKWCIEFGIEANAIIAVPYDWRLPPSKLEERDLYFHKLKLTFETALKLRGGPSIVFAHSLGNNVFRYFLEWLKLEIAPKLYMKWLDEHIHAYFAVGAPLLGATETVKATLSGFTFGLPVSEGTARLMFNSFGSSVWMMPFSKHCRTDNGYLKHFSVRSKKGHAAQLCDDHEFQANYSGWPTNIVNIEIPSTRGDEAYPSIIGTAQVNMSDMEYGFPTQLSFSAREVSDGTFVRAIADYDPDSQRLLYQLEESYHRDPVLNPLTPWDRPPLKNIFCIYGVDLKTEVGYYFAPSGKPYPDNWIITDVIYELEGSLYSRSGNLVEGNPGATSGDETVPYHSLSWCKNWLGSKVNITRAPQSEHDGSDVQVQLNVEHQPEMDVIPNMTRSPRVKYITYYEDSESLPGKRTAVWELDKVWLVNCGMRMTLQFNSEKLPFPFHCQP